The Danio aesculapii chromosome 22, fDanAes4.1, whole genome shotgun sequence genomic sequence TTTTCTACTGCACGTGAGGGAAAAATACAACATTATATAACGTTATTCTAGTTATACTACACATCATGCAACATAGTCTGCTACATTAACCATATTATATACACTAGTTACGTTAGATTGCTCGTGCGAAACGTTACATTGCTCGTGCGAGAAAATACGACATTTTACATATATACTCTAGTTATACTGCACGTGAGGGAAAatactacattattattttaaaaaaaaatttatgataTGCATGTAGTACACATAATGGGATCACATACAAGAAGaacacaactatatatatatatatatatatatatatatatatatatatatatatatatatatatatatatatatatatatatataatagatagagaaaaaaaacaatcagtggtaaggagtgacaacaatgatagCAATGTAATGATAGCAATAAtgaaaaggacaacagtaatagcgactgacaacaacaacaataataataaataattacaagtactacgccaactactactactacagaaaattactaatgttactaccactactactgctgctactacagccacaccGATGACttctacaatgtctactactactacaaccatgtctactacaactgatactactccaatgactactactattgatactactacaacatctactacaactgatactactacaacaacatttatcactactacaacatctacatcgacgACATttgctacttctgatactactataCCAATgacaactactgctactacaacatctactaattctGACACTACGATACCAATGATGTCTACcattactgatactactacaactagtACTTCAACAAACACAACTACTTCTACAatcactactaccactactacaacaacgacagcaacctgaataatgaccaTGGCAGAAATACttatgataatgaggagataaaaggaggacaagtcagaacagtaatactaataatggtaacaaaagtagaagtaataatattaatgataatagtgagGAGGCGAGGGGAGGTTTGGAAATCAGGAAGAGgaccaataataatattaataataataagtagaagaatctagaagaagaagaaaatagaagaataagaagaaatagaaaagaaaagggaggaaaaaatAGAAAGTAGAAGAAAAGGAAAGGAAGAAAAGTAGAACAAAGTGCAGCAgacaaaacaatgagaataataataaagaaaacattactataatgttaatatacaaataataagaacacaaagtaaagaataaaattaataagaaaaattacaagaaaaaaaaaaaaaaaatatatatatatctatctatctctatatatatatctatctatctatctatctatctatctatctatctatctatctatctatctatctatctatctatctatctatatatatatatatataaatatatacatacatacatacatacattcatttatacacacactcacaaataattattaaattcaataaataataatactaatattgaaaaaaaatgtgataGCTATAATATACTCAtgctgataataatagtaataataataataaaacaacagaatCATAATTTGAGGAGATGGAAGTTATAGTGTGTGTCAGTTGCTTTATGATGCTTTAAAAAAGTATCATGTGCGGCATGAATCAGTACAGTGGAAAATActacattaaatatattatatactctAGTTAGACTGCACGTGAGGGAAAATcctaaattatgtatatatatatatatatatatatatatatatatatatatatatatatatatatatatatatacatatatatatatatatatatatatatatatatatatacacgttagAGAAAATACTACATTAAACAGATTATACTCTAGTTATACTGCACCTGAGGGATAATACTACATTAAACATATTATATACTTTAGTTAGACTGTTTGTGAGAGAAAGTACtacattatacatattatatacactAGTTAAACTGCCCGTGTGGGAAAATACTATTACAGATATTATATACTCTAGCTATACTGCATGTGAGGGAGAAATACTacattatagttattatatactCTATTTATTATACTACACATGAGAGAAACTACTACTCTATACATATTGTATACTTTAGTTATTCTGCACTTGAGGGAAAGTACTACATTTTATACAGACTCAAGTTCAATTATGtctctaaatgtattattttatgttcTGTTATTAAAGTCACATGAATATGGTCTGTGGAATTTTTGGagaaaataaaggacaaaaacaTGTAAGAGGGAGTtgataaaatctattaaaatgtaataatcaaatgttttatcatattaaTTGACTACATGCATTAGTGTAGTATGTAAAAAagtatttagtaaaaaaaaggaaacatacattggattaaaataatatttattcatattgtaattgtatttagATCTAAAATATGAATCTAAACTAATACAATACAGCCGTTCTAGTGTGTTATGTTAACAGTACGTATGTACATATATTTGATTTACTATTATTTTCcaacagaaatatcatacataaatatcttcaataaaaaaatacattttaacatggtcgaaaatggagcgggatgaagcatAAGCTTATAATTTTCCCACCTCATTACCACATACATTATTCgtcaattatttaaacttatttcttcttttacctATAGTTTCTTTTTACAcaagacatattttatcctttttggcatctttgacatattatatgtttgattccatttgtacatttacactTTATAACATAGACCCCCCAAAAATACatagtactgcaaatagccattaattataattttatcatacctttctcattttatcctttttcaattacctctattcatcattatattcctttaataataaatatttatacaactttttaaattgattaatatcctgacattgtttgagaatgtTCTAGACTATTTCACACctcatacagacatacacaaactttttaaagttgttcttgttttcaGCCTCCTAAAATTGTGTTCATCTCTCAGATTATATCGCCCttttctttcttcaaaaaacttttgtatACATTTCGGATGTAATTTATttctagctttaaacataaattgtgctgttttaaatttaaccgaatcattgaacttaagtgtcttcgatttaaaaaataaaggatttgtatgctccaaataccccacattttctattagtctaattacttttttctgcattgtacataaggatcataaattaaatttatatgtattcccccaaatttcaaaacaataactcatatatggcaacataagtgtgttatattatatatacattgatttattttccaggataaatcttgctttatacactattgctacagtttttactaattttgatatcacattatttatttgcagtttccaactaattttatgatccaatacaacaccaagaaacttaattgcataaactctttctataacttcattatcaatttgtaaatctatattatgactactttttaatttcccaaataacataacctttgttttacttgtatttaatgacaatttgtttacGTCAAACCACAATTTCAgtttattaatttctgttttaatcaactccaTAAGTTTTGGTGAATTATAATATGTGAACAATACATTGaaaaatctgtttatatttaaaaacaaatcacagAGATAAGGGATCAGAAAAATGTGAGTCtgtaaatgttttgtattttacagAGGGAAATAAAcgtgtgttatggatgtgaccaaaaatgtacagtatacaacatactttggaaattctgtgaattaaacagcGCAACCCAAAAGGATGAATGTtgatataaatatacttttattattttaatattcatttctttaaaaaaaaatagttcttttatttatttatgtagaaaaagCTTTGATAAGTATGTGACATGTCAATGTGAGATCgacacttgtgtgattttggtaaattaaataatattgtttgaaaACGTTGATGAAgacatttttcatcatttataatgtactgtaaaatacacacCTACAGAAACAACTTGGAAAGAGTTTCGCTGTTTTGGCAAAGTTGACATTTACACAGAATTCTTCACCATGGCAACTGATGTCATTAAAAATTTACTTTGTTTTCTTACCTCATTGTCTGAAGTTAAAACCTTGGCATTGTgttttgtaaatatgaatataatattataaacgtATAATAAtggtaccttttttttttttatccaaagaGAGGCTCTAAATAATTTAGGATGGTTATGTGTGTCAAacgtaatgtaatttatttcattagGCCTATGACCAGCACTTAAACATGATCCTCGGAGATGTTGAAGAGACAGTGACGACAGTGGAAATCGACGAGGAGACGTATGAGGAGATTTATAAGGTAACTCAGTAGTTGACTCCTCTtaatttaaccctttaactgtatatcctCACTTTTTCCACACTTGAGAATTATACATGCATATTAGAAATGGATAATTTAGATgaaaaaaaactaagtaaatagagttgaaggcaaaatttgtagccctcctgtgaagttttaattatttaaaaatatttccttatatagtttattaaataaaaaataaatgcttttattttagccaaactaaaagaaatgggACTTTCTCCCgaataaatatattataggaagTACTGTTAAAATGTCCTTACTCTCTTAAACATAACTTGggaaatccaaaatcaaacaaaacatccTTCAGGGGTAATTAATAAGTTGGTGCTCTTTGATTTAtggattcataaagataaacaataaAATCATAGGTCCAAGGcacttaaagtaaataaaaatattaaaaagactttattaacatggctattatttaaaaaacagcacTATTGTGCAATGCACCTACACGTTTCAGCAAAACTTCATCACGGGGGACTTCATGTGCATCTGGAGTTCATTTGAATACTCAGTGTCATAACTCAATTATCCAAGCTCAACAGTTATTATCAATACAGTGTTGGAAGAAATGAAAAATATGGTATTATACTACATATATCTCAAAGTAAAACATAACTTGGGAAAAAAaattgccttcaactgtatgtaaattgCAAAAGTTAATAAATCAGCCCTATGCTTAAGTACTTATTTCAGggttacattttaaatatcaatTATGAATCTGTTTCTAATTATAGCGCAATGTAACTGCAGCAAGTGAGCGGTTGTTTACATGACaccattttcaaataaaaactgAACTTTTATGTGTTCGGATGTTAATTTAAAGGGCATATAGTTCAcctctttttatgatttaatattaatattatggttcttctaagtgtgccagtttaggttcagtttaaaacacaattcagatttttttattataatgtgttaaaaagtgtcatgttgggggcgtgtccacagttcgctgatttatgggtctgttgcttcacatgtaaattagtttcggcttcccgccaacgtaaaaAGGgggcaacagagtctgacagacagactgcgagaaggagaaggagcaggagtgagaggttcagcaatcagtcgtacatgtacgactcggacacagaccaagcagacaGTGCAAagtcatatgtgtctttgtacagttttacagcctactgtgtgctagtttcaagtgccgagcttgtacacagaaactaataaccacgcacactgaattaactttgactgaggcactggatgcgctgctcgaagccgcgacacggcacaccagacactctctgtggcgcggcagatacatgaagtgtcccaaatcgtcgcaccacgcatttttgaattctaaacataggtttctgcagcggtccgcggcgcccagccgtcgacttgagtgtaccctgatagaaacctatttagaattctaaaacgcatgctagttaagatcacagggagcttctgggatcgcgagaaatgcaaaccgctgtagtataaggtagactcaatgagaagtacacatgtttgcaaacctacctaaagatacaaccaataattccgattagagcgataatgtggagaatattgctcttgtgttgagcccaatgagccttgcatctaaaaatagagctagggtgttcctttagtgatatcgcttcgactcacgctgaaaatggcggacgtgaataaacaaactgaggatatgatgacgcgcctgtcaatcaatattggtgggcggggggaccgcactcctacgtaaagttgcggtcggtttgaaaaccgctccaattggtccaccgttttttatgttgttaaattaaaaaaaaaaagcactgagtGTGCTTATATCGCCCCAATAtcacagtctatacaccatacatgcacatatgtctgtccaaacagcttgaaaagtagattttttaccatatatgtactttaacataaaatgtgtttCAAAGTGCAATtagctatgtttcaatccaaAGGTGTGTAAGAAATGTATCTGCAAaaaaaaactggaatatcacataaaacatttgtgaatgcaGCACTgttttcatccaatgagtcaaagagaacaaaattgtcacttactgataaactggcgccaaatatatatatatatataaaaaaaaaaaaggaatttgctCTAGTAGAAGCCCCAgtgggccttttttcttataaaataaacaacttgtgcctcagaagatgaaGTGTGAGGCAATCAAGACAGCTCTGGAGATAATAagactgaaccactttgatgacagactttggctgagggattttaaaaaagaccaaaacaacattttagatgttttagaaTGTGCTCGCTCCActggtttgtctattaatgccATCCTATCACACCcatttttttatcatcacatgatctgttaaaaaaaaaaatcacttcttTGATGTGCATGCTGGAATGGATTTGGTGAACATGCTATCATTTTAGTTAatacacattttttcttatctGATAAGTTTGTCTTACTCAGTTGCGAGCATACGTTTTTctctctgtattttttttaaatgtatgtgcatcttgcaTTTCCATCCAACATTTTTTGTGCAATTTCCAAAATGCACTTCAAAtttggtggatggaaacatagttaatgttgtgtatatataataaaatagtagTGCGTTGTTGTAAACATGAAAGTGAATGAAATGTAATTTTGTTGACATTTGCAGTCAACGAAGCGGAATATTCCCATGCTGTTTGTTCGAGGGGATGGAGTGGTGTTGGTGGCGCCGCCTCTCAGAGTCGGATAACTTCAGTTGCCTGTACACAACTAAACAACACAATTATGCTTTGGACTCTAAATTCTTCATGGACCTTTATGTGGATTAATATTTCGTTTGGAACCTCAGAGGGTGAATCTGTTTGTTTTGCAAGCTTAtttttcatttgacatttttggaCAACCTGTTTTGGCAGAAAATTTGCACCATATGTTGACATTAAAATACTTGAAGTGCATCATTttgaatcagtgttttttttctagttttcatGATTTAATAGGcagaaaatatttatacaaaacaCCTGCTGATTTTGCCTAATACTAAAAGCACATCAGTAATTGGTATAGAGATATTTTGATTCGCAGGAACAAGAATTATTTACAGTGGAAATCGAAATTGGAGAACAACCTACAATTGTTCTGCGAGCCTCAACACCAACAATTATGATTGCATTACTTCTGGCAAAAAAAGGTAATTGTAAATCGTTGATTGATTGAATGCTTGATTTTCATTGGCTGATTAACTTTctaaggtgtgcagttattttcatgTAAACACAGTAATAGTTCCAGCAGGTTTTGTGTGCATTACAGTTTTAAACGCTGATTggtttcagttatttcacagctacgacagtcaaaaatcacatcGAAACACAACAGAAGGGTTTATTCAatgcaattaaattcatctttatttctatagtgcttttacaatgtagattgtgtcaaatcagcttcacatagaagatcatagcaaattgaaaccgtgtcagttcaggttttagtgtttaagttaagtttagttcagAAACCATGCTTAGTTGGGCACGACCGTTTCTCccatggccaaacttcttgtgcagagctgcagtctaggcatcggaggctggagaatgctggatgcgtatcgtggagaagctgcatgTGGTAGTGGTCactggctggtgtacaggctggcccttcaggatcaatgtgaggactcgtctgtcactggggtcttacaagAATCAGTCTAATGCTCTAcactccttcatgaccaccacaggatatggcctggtccagggttaTGGAAACCtcggaaataataaaaaaaaagactaacataagcgcagatgccattcaaattataatgtcttttgggaagtgttcctgaCTCCGGTTGCTcaaaataatgcagactaacaatcctttagaggatttggatttcaaaagcttttgtgttttatgtgtatgctaatgcaaagagatgtgtctttaatctagttttaaactaacagagtgtgtctgcttcccgacCTGTGCTAgcaaggctgttccagagtttaggtgccagataagAGTAAGATCTaccacctacagttgattttggtattctgggaataatcaattgtccagaattaattgagcttAGAGGATGTGATGAGCTATAATAGCTCCCTTAAATACTGGGGAGTTACgccattcagggctttgtagcttgtcattaatttttttaatttatacaatatttaatagagAATTAATGCAATGGTGAAAGAACTGgattaatatgatcatatttctttgttctcgaaagcactctagcagcttaATTTTGAACTACAGTAAAttaagtttgttaattaggccaacagggcaacTGCCTAGTAATGCATTACGATAATCTAACCgagaggtcataaaagcatgaattagCTTTTCCGCATCAGACATTTATAGCATATGTTTATGAGGTgtgtaaggctgcatttacactgcagatcttgatggttaattccgattttgtgactgtatccaattttttttatgacctgcttacattatcttttaaaagtgactcgtatccgatcgtctgcatttacacagcacacggcaaaggcgcaatgacgaAGGAAAAAAAAGGGCGGGTGCCAACTAACAGCTGATAAtcaaagagcgctcttttctctattcctgtatgtaatctgtttgcAGATTTTGACGAGCTGTTTTACTAGTTTATGACGGAAAGGTTCttatttgtccatcttcttttgatgTATAGGCCTTTTataaccagtaggcatcttaatgtcatgtccatggcacGTGATGTATGctctagttttatattagtttatattggttacgtggcggacatttCGCTCTtcttaacatgcttaaatacctttGTTTTATGACAatttaaaagctgtttaagtcctcgtgtatgagatttaaggtttgggacttggctgaagtctgttctgaaaagaaGGGTCTGACTTGACgacattcgctatggtttttaatgacgcgcgactcgtgaaaatccgatctacctgcttacactgcaaacACGAGGGCACacatccgattcatatcggataaatttccacgtATGAActaggcctgaatctgatttgagtaaataggaatccatgtgatttgttcctgcatGTACATGGGCCATAACTGATCTGTGCCACACCggagaaaaaaatcggaattgagtcccTTAAACAGTGTAGTGTAAACGCAGCCTTAGAGACTAGCACTGCACACAGGAGCAGTttatatgacagtttatttaggCAGTGGTATAAGCGGAATAATTGACTCAGGTTTGTTGTAATGCACACCTGGGGTATAATTGCATCACTAACTAATAATTCAATAAGTTGTCATCAATTATGTCTTACAATGACATAATTTATCCTGGAAAGGGCAAGCCATTTTtcctaattataaaaatatttaatgtcatttaaataatttgaagattgttattattattattgcatttttgtTCCAATATGTTCAATTATTACTGGTACTCAAATATTAATATACATGAGTTACTATTTTTTATATGAAacctcttttttctctttttttactgTACCATAATTAATATCAAGTTAAATGAgcagtgcattaaaaaaaatagaaatattgttttaaaagttCATTCAATCAATAAAATGCTATTCTTGttgaataaaaacattaacatagtatgtattttatatatatttggtaacTCCGTAGATTTAGGTTATTATCAAGTTTATAAGGCTAattgtttatttgcttttcaaCAAAGACAATGTGGGACATGCAATGGAGAAAGGAAAAGATGAagaaaaaagttacaaataataggagaaaacacaaaagcacaaacaGGTTAAATGTACATGTGATTATGGGAGCTGTTGGTGTGGGATTTCCTATGGATATGAAATGTGCatcttaaaatgtgttttgagAAAGGATGAATTAAGAAGAGAtgataaaaaatgaattaattaaatgataattaGTTGAAGACGACAGTTTTAGTTAATGTATCTTCAATAAAATGAagttaataattaaaaagcagaaaaaaatgacatgagaaataaggtaaaaacaaataagaaaactatttaaataattgaTATAGAGCAAATATAAGGAAGATAAATGACAAAAGGGGAAACTGGGGAAGCAAAACGCAAAgaagtttttcatttattgtacactgaaaaaaaaaaaacaaagataatTTTTTgggtttactattttttttaaggttgtaaacaatttatttgagctgaatttaaacaaattacgtTGAAAATTACTAAAGTTAATTTGttatgtttaaattcagcccatataaattgttttgcAATGATTGtgcagaaaacattttttttcagtgtactgtaatCAAGAATGACCAACAGATGGAGCCAATGTTACGTTAAACCCCACAGTCTTTTGTTCCTCAAGGAGGCGCTGCATGTTGTTTTCTGTGGAAACCGAAGGCTGTTATTATGAAAATATACTCTCTTTTGTAATAATGTTGATATTACTCTTAACTTGCCcaaaaaatgacatcaaattctCATTTCACTATAAATAGTAATTTTGGTCAAAACTATTCGTTCTGCTCCCCAgtcacgtatatatatatatatatatatatatatatatatatatatatatatatatatatatatatatatatatatatatatatatataaaaaacgtaAATAGACAGATGGACACCAAAATAACACTTTCCCATGAGTTCTTGATGAAGATGAACTTTTCCCACAGCCTAAAATAGCTTTCTGGAGGTGGGCAATAAGTTACCAAATATAGCCAGTTTTTGGGACTGAACCAGAGGAGCTCTGATCAGCTGACACATGCAACACAAACTGGCTGGGACTCAAAATAGTGTTATTTGCTACAAGCATCATGTGCCAAATATATGAGAGACAGATGAATAAGATGGCGGAATTCTTGATCAaatcaaattttaaatgtaaagtattatcaATAATACGCAGTGTGTATGTCGTTTGGCATACtgcaaaaagaaaaacacacacataagctttcatttgttcattctcacttaaaaatatttggataaaaatataaccACCATGACTTCTAGATggtttaaacatttgttttaacGTCTACCAAATGTGTCTTAAATTTACTGTGCTGGCAAATGCACTGAAAATGTTTGAAATCGTTTGaaacaatatgtttttaaatggGATTTAAGGCATATTTTTGTTCTTTAAgaatatatttgtacatttgtatGCTGCAATTCACGCAGTAACTGAACTCTGTCAGTCTGACAGTTTGCATGAATGTTTTCTGTCTCTTTATTAGTGTTGTGTCATATTGCAAACATATTGCTGGGCTTTGCCCTGATTATATAACAGGAACACTGGAGCGGGTCCATGTGATCTAGCGGCGGTCATTCAGATGAACCTGAAACAATTCAACAGGACTGGCTTCCAGGTGAAGGCTTAGAAATGACAAAATGCAAGCCTATGTGTATTATTGTTAATATAGTAACTATATGATTGAATGATATGTGCGATATCAAAATTAACTGACATTAACTgtaattataattgtaataaataatattttaataaattcgcAAATTCTCTGAGTATACAGTAGAAAATAAAACTACTATGTCATTGAGGAACAGAATCCCTTTCAGATgattaaagaaaacatttttagcCAACCAGATTTTTAAGATAATCCAATTAATGCTCATTTCTACCataggatttaaaaaaatgttattacaaaAAAGCTggaattgcaaaataaaaatatttgtcagTTTCGTGAGGGGGAAAAAGCAAAAATTGCAAGAAACAAACTTAAAATTGTAGGTTTTTGTAatgaaaaaaagtctgaattgttTATATAAACTGAGAATTGCAGCAAGTACCACACTTGCTTTACGAAAGGTTCccaaaatgtgcaacaaaacggtTATTTGACTAAAGGGTGAAGCTAAACTCACTGCACAATATTGATTGGTTTACAGATGGATGAACATTAAAACTAAATGTTTCTAAAACTGTAACCTTGTATGTTAACAGATGGCAGAATTGTGCCTCGTTGACAGCTACATTAATATGTACAAACAGCttaatttagagcattttttggTGGAAAAAAGTACTCCATATCTCTAATACCATAAATGTGTAGATG encodes the following:
- the lsm3 gene encoding snRNA-associated Sm-like protein LSm3, translated to MADDAEQQQTTNTVEEPLDLIRLSLDERIYVKMRNDRELRGRLHAYDQHLNMILGDVEETVTTVEIDEETYEEIYKSTKRNIPMLFVRGDGVVLVAPPLRVG